Part of the Caulifigura coniformis genome, CCCCACCACATCCACCCCGTGGAATCGCGGCCATCGACATCATTGTTCCGAACAGGAGCGATACACAACAGCAACCACGGCAGGAACGCGATCCAAAGTCGGGCTGCTTCTCCCATGTTCTTCCCGGACAGCCACAGCATCGCCAGCACAATCAGCCCTGCCGGGCCGAGCATCGAGGTCCGGGGCGCCGTCGAGACCGTTTTCGACCGCGTCACGAAGCCCGCGAACGCCAGGAGGAACACGGCAGGCCCCGCCGCGAACATCAGCTCGCCGACGTTGGCCACAAGCCACTTTCCGTACGACCTCGCATTGTGCGTGTAGAACTCGGCGTGGTTCTCAAAGTTCTGTCGCAAGATGCCGGTGATGTTGGTCTCGAACCCGGCGAGGAGAATGAAGACGGGAATGAGCAGTCCGGCCAGACCGGCCGACATCGCGCCGGCGCGCGGCTTCACGGTCTTCACAGGGGGAGAACCACTCTTCCGGGCCGCCTTCGATTCCCGGCTCCACATCCACACCGTCGCAATCGCGAGGGCGAGCATCACCGGCAGGAACGCCAGGGAGAAGAACAGACCGACGAAGCAGACGACGCCCGCCGCGGCTGCCCGCCAGCGTGAATCGAGCTCGAGGCCCCGCAGCCACAGCAGGGCCGCCAGCAGCGAGGGAAACGCGAACAACACGTCGTCCTTGGGCAGGAACACGGCCACCGCCGGCGTGAACATCCACAGCGCGGACCACCGCATCGACGAGCGTTCGGAATGCCCCGCCATGCGCAGCAGGCGGGCGATGAGGGGAATGCAGGCCGCCGCCGAGAGGATCGTGAACAGGGTGATGAACCACAGTGCGGCGCCGTCCTCCCGCGTGAACTCCCTCCTCGAAATGGCAGATTCGCCCCGGATCGTGTCGTTCGCCTCCATGATCTGGTCCGGCATCGTGGCTTCCAGCAGGCGAACCAGCGCAGGCGAATCTGTGGTGACGGCCTGGAAGCCCCGGTTCATCAGCGTCAGGCCGGGGGGATGCGTCCCCAGATGCAGATAGCGCTCCGGGCCATTCAGCTTCAGCAGCATGCTCTCGTAGTTCCGCAGGAAGTCCTGCGTACTCTCCTTCGAGTAGCGGGCGGCCATGTAGTAGCCGGTCATTCGCGGGTAGAACAACACGAATGGCGACCTGGCGAGGCCGAATGGCGCCGGAATCGTCCCGAGCAGATGAAGCCACCAGGCCATCGCGAGCGCCATCGTCACGCCGGCGACAATGCCTCGGCGCCACCGCGATGACTGTGCGGCCTGATCCGCAGGCAGCCGGCGGCTGAGCCAGGCGACGAGTCCGATTCCCGCAGCCGCGAGGAGCAGGTTGCTGATCCAGGCGAATGGATGCGCGGTGGTCCAGTAGAGCGGCGACCAGCCCCATTCCCCCGGCACGCCCAGCGGCAGCATCGGGCTCATCAGCCAGACGACCGCGAGGGAGGTGCAGAGCACCATCGCGGCGAACAGCACCATCAGGCGGAAACGAGACACGGACGAGGACGCCTTGAACGATCAGGTCGAGACAGCGGGACTGGCCACTGTACCCGCCCTGCGTCCTCCCCACACCAGCATCGTCGTCCCCAGCGCAAAGATGCCGATCGAATAGAGCTGTGAAATCGTCAGGCCGGTTCCGAATTGCCCCATCTCGTCGCCGCGCAGGAACTCGATGAGAAACCGCGTGACGGAATAGATCACGCAGCCCCACCCGAAAACCTCTCCCTTCCAGCGACGCTCGGCGAAGAGCACGGCCGTGACGATCGCGAGCAGAAATCCGTCGATCGCGCTGTAGATCTGGGTGGGATGCAGGGGCATCGTGAACGGAGCATTCGCCGCCACGAACCCGCGTTCCTTCAGGATCCGGAACGGCACGCTCCCGTTCGAGAACGTAATCCCCCAGGGAAGCTCGCAGCGGTCGCCGAAGCAGCAGCCGTTCATGAGGCAGCCGATCCGACCGAAACCGATCCCGAGAAACATGGAAGGCGTCGCCGCATCGGCCACATCGGGGAACGACAGTTTCCGCGCGCGGCAGAAGGCGACAAATCCCGCTCCGCCTCCGACGAGCGCCCCGATCAGGACGAGTCCTCCGGCCGTCAGGTTGATCGTCGCGAAGACGGCGTCTGAGATCGAACTCACGCCCTGGTACACCTGGTCCCTGTACTGGACGAGGTAGAACAGGCGGCCGCCGACAACGCCCCCGATCAGCAGCCACATCCCGGCGTCCCAGGTCATCTCGGGATCGAGGCCGACTTTCTGGAAGCGGGGCTGCGCGGTGATGACGGCCGTCAGAAATCCGAGCATCACGAGGAATCCGTACCCGAACACCGGCAGCGATTTGCCGTGCAGAACTTCCTTCAGCAGCAATCCCAGCGGAATCCCCGCCAGGCACCACACCACTGCTTTCACCAGTGACGGTCTTTCGGCCGCGCCGCGCAGCCTCCAGAAATCGAACGCCGAGTAGGCCGCCATCACGAACATCCAGACCCAGATCATGCCGATCTCGGGCCAGCCCGTCGTGGGGTTAGGGGTCCAGAACGTCCACGGCTCGCTGAAGGAGATCTGGAACAGTGTCTGGCGCATTGACTCACACAGCGAAGAACGAAAGGGACCTCCGATCGTAGAACCACCACGCAAAACGGG contains:
- a CDS encoding prolipoprotein diacylglyceryl transferase, producing MRQTLFQISFSEPWTFWTPNPTTGWPEIGMIWVWMFVMAAYSAFDFWRLRGAAERPSLVKAVVWCLAGIPLGLLLKEVLHGKSLPVFGYGFLVMLGFLTAVITAQPRFQKVGLDPEMTWDAGMWLLIGGVVGGRLFYLVQYRDQVYQGVSSISDAVFATINLTAGGLVLIGALVGGGAGFVAFCRARKLSFPDVADAATPSMFLGIGFGRIGCLMNGCCFGDRCELPWGITFSNGSVPFRILKERGFVAANAPFTMPLHPTQIYSAIDGFLLAIVTAVLFAERRWKGEVFGWGCVIYSVTRFLIEFLRGDEMGQFGTGLTISQLYSIGIFALGTTMLVWGGRRAGTVASPAVST